The nucleotide window TCTTACCGAGCTTTTCAATGCAATTCATAATGTCTATTGTCCAGCCTCTCTCCTTAACCTTCGGTTCTTCCTTCAAGAACAGCGTTTTCTGCCAGCCCTCTAATACGGCTTTATGTGGCAATATCACCCTATCCTTAACGTAAAAGATTCTCCCCGTTTGTGGAATATTATCCAAGATAATATTGCAGCCGACCCAACCGGCCCTGCGTGCAGTCATAGAAAGGGGTTTACGTTTTTCTACTATCTGAGGAACGAAGAAGTACTTCGGTATGACGCAGAAATTCAAGACTTCATAATTTTGTGGATTGTAAGCCAATAAAAACAAATTAGGATTGAGATTGCTTTTCAGTCGTTCGATTGCTGTCTTGAAAGCTCCATCCACAATCTTGCCGCTAAAACTGCCTCCCTTACCCTTGAGTTCGTAATCTTCTTTGCAGATGGGACAGTAGAAGTCGGCAACGGGACGATTATTGTCATATCTGTTGATATTTGCGCCGCAAGACGGACAAAAAACTTCGCCGTTAACCCAATCCTCAGTCAAAACCCTGATTTTCTGGGAAGGGCTTTTGTACCCTGCCATCAAATCTTTGTTGAGAAGGAGACGCATGATTGTCGCTGTCCTAAATTGTTCGAGAGCCAAGCGGTGAGCCATTGAAGGGCAAATTCATGGTCGTCTTCAGCACCCTTTGACTTATCCCATTTGCCCTTATCGACAGAAACCATCCGGCCTGCCTGACATGTGATACCCCCGTTAGAAAGAAAATAGGGAGGGTCGGCAAAAATCATATCGACAGAATTTTCTCTTGCTAGTTTCAGGATATCAATGCAATCACCTTTAAGGAGCCTAATAGAGTGTTCTAAGTCATTATAGTACACTGAGAAGGGTTTTTGAGCGCCGTAAGCTGACTTCTCTTCCGCTATCTGAAAATCAAGGGGATTCTGAGACCGGACATATTGAGTTCGCTCAGCCCAGTTCTCTTTCCCCTTTTTCTTTTCTTGTGTCATCGTTCTCTTGGCCATTAGTAACCTATAATAAGAGCTTTATCTCGTTTGGTTTAATATACCCCATTCTCCTTATTTCAGCAAGAAACGATCATGAGCTTTTTTTATCATATCGATAACTGGTCATCTCAAACACGGCTCTAAAAGTTCTACCTTTTAACCCGTTCAGGGAGCCAGGTTTTTCAGTGGGCGGGGCTTAGTCGGAAACCTAAGAAATTATTGCCCGAGAAAACAGCCTTTGACTACTCTTAGCCAAAACCTTATAATAGCCTCAATCAGGAAATTCCAAAGGAAAGAAAGGAGTGAATTTATGGCTTACCAGTATATCCTCTATGAGAAGAAAGGACAGATCGCCTACGTGACCCTGAACCGCCCCGAAGCGGGCAACTCCCACCACGCCGCAATGGGCGAGGAACTGACCGATGCCTGGAATGACGCTAAAGACGATAAGAATATCCGGGTGGCTGTCCTCACCGGCGCCGGGGAAAAGCATTTCTGCACCGGGGCTGACGCTAGGGCAGCCTCAAAAGGCATCCCCGTCACACCTTGGGGAGACGTCCCGGAGGACTTCTGGAAACCGGTTATCCTGGCAATTAACGGCGTCTGCGCCGGCGGCGGCTGGCACTTCCTCTGGCAGAGCGATTTCGCCATCTGCGCTGACCACGCCACCTTCCTGGAACCCCATGTCAGCATCGGCTGGGTGCCATTGAGAGAGATGATGGGTCTGGCCGACCGTGCTCCGCTGAGCGTGGTGCTGCGTATGGCCTTCATGGGCACCAAGGAGCGCATGGACGCCAAAAGGGCTTATGACCTGGGCATCGTTACCGAGGTCGTCCCACTGGCCCA belongs to Dehalococcoidales bacterium and includes:
- a CDS encoding DpnI domain-containing protein; the encoded protein is MAGYKSPSQKIRVLTEDWVNGEVFCPSCGANINRYDNNRPVADFYCPICKEDYELKGKGGSFSGKIVDGAFKTAIERLKSNLNPNLFLLAYNPQNYEVLNFCVIPKYFFVPQIVEKRKPLSMTARRAGWVGCNIILDNIPQTGRIFYVKDRVILPHKAVLEGWQKTLFLKEEPKVKERGWTIDIMNCIEKLGKREFSLTEVYDFENELQKKHPRNLHIRDKIRQQLQILRDSNYLEFLGRGKYRRA
- a CDS encoding enoyl-CoA hydratase-related protein, which encodes MAYQYILYEKKGQIAYVTLNRPEAGNSHHAAMGEELTDAWNDAKDDKNIRVAVLTGAGEKHFCTGADARAASKGIPVTPWGDVPEDFWKPVILAINGVCAGGGWHFLWQSDFAICADHATFLEPHVSIGWVPLREMMGLADRAPLSVVLRMAFMGTKERMDAKRAYDLGIVTEVVPLAQLMPRATALAEAICEQAPLAVEAIKETLHRAYELRFAKREAFDYGNLLRETKTHHSEDYLEGPRAFAEGRKPVWKGK